A region of Crenobacter cavernae DNA encodes the following proteins:
- a CDS encoding ABC transporter permease, whose translation MDGIFYPLSIKEGVNAFVETLVGRFGDQFRAFSGAVLQYALVPLESTLRASPPWLVLLVAGLIAWHATKSVGRSLGLVALLYLIGCFGLWDALMQTLAIMAVATVLAVLIGIPTGILMSQSDTLRKLLLPVLDVMQTLPSFVYLIPVLMLFGLGKVPAIFATVVYAVPPLIRLTDLGIREVDKELTEAAWSFGTTRWQLLVGVQLPLARPSIMAGVNQTTMMALAMVVLASMIGARGLGEDVLVGIQTLDVGRGMQAGIAIVILAIVIDRISQAYGSPRRQRSTTLAEPAPR comes from the coding sequence ATGGACGGCATCTTCTACCCACTGTCGATCAAGGAAGGCGTCAACGCCTTCGTCGAGACGCTGGTCGGCCGCTTCGGCGACCAGTTCCGCGCGTTCTCGGGCGCCGTTCTGCAATACGCGCTGGTCCCGCTCGAGAGCACGCTGCGCGCGTCGCCGCCGTGGCTGGTGCTGCTCGTCGCCGGCCTCATCGCCTGGCATGCGACGAAAAGCGTAGGCCGCAGCCTCGGCCTCGTCGCCCTGCTCTACCTGATCGGCTGCTTCGGCCTGTGGGACGCGCTGATGCAGACGCTGGCCATCATGGCGGTCGCCACCGTGCTCGCCGTCTTGATCGGCATCCCTACCGGCATTTTGATGTCTCAGTCTGACACGCTGAGAAAGCTGTTGCTGCCGGTGCTCGACGTGATGCAGACGCTACCGTCCTTCGTCTACCTGATCCCGGTGCTGATGCTGTTCGGCCTCGGCAAGGTGCCGGCGATCTTCGCGACCGTCGTCTACGCGGTGCCGCCCCTGATCCGTCTCACCGACCTCGGCATCCGCGAGGTCGACAAGGAGCTGACCGAGGCGGCGTGGTCGTTCGGCACCACGCGCTGGCAGCTGCTGGTCGGCGTGCAGCTGCCGCTGGCGCGCCCGTCCATCATGGCCGGCGTCAACCAGACGACGATGATGGCGCTGGCGATGGTGGTGCTCGCGTCGATGATAGGCGCGCGCGGCCTCGGCGAAGACGTGCTCGTCGGCATCCAGACGCTAGACGTTGGCCGAGGCATGCAGGCCGGCATCGCGATCGTCATCCTCGCCATCGTCATCGACCGCATCAGCCAGGCCTACGGCAGTCCGAGACGCCAGCGCTCGACCACGTTGGCCGAGCCCGCCCCCAGATAA
- a CDS encoding ABC transporter substrate-binding protein codes for MRPTTLSAVCCLAVVLSGLPAHAVSTSPWCASGKPVTLAGPNWESGAFLTELLRFVFEKGYGCQTETLPGNTVTFETALGNNDLQVVAEEWIGRSDAWNAAFKAGKVKAVGKPIVGATEGWYVPEYVVKGDVRRGIKPQAPGLASVFDLPRYKSVFRDDEEPAKGRFLNCPTGWTCEGVNSQKLKAYKLTDSYVNFRPGTGAALDAEIASAYQRGKPLVFYYWSPTPLMGKYRFAKLKEPAWNDACFKTLADKNHPRPCPSASPPALIQSGVSKAFHDADPALIGVLSKFNVPIALLNRSLADMADNKRDAKQASRLFLKSHPEVWKRWVPADVAARLSAALK; via the coding sequence ATGCGCCCGACTACCCTCTCCGCCGTCTGCTGTCTCGCCGTCGTGCTCTCCGGCCTGCCCGCCCACGCCGTATCGACCTCGCCGTGGTGCGCGTCGGGCAAGCCGGTGACGCTCGCCGGGCCTAACTGGGAAAGCGGCGCCTTCCTCACCGAACTGTTGCGCTTCGTGTTCGAGAAGGGCTACGGCTGCCAGACCGAAACCCTCCCCGGCAACACTGTCACCTTCGAGACCGCGCTCGGCAACAACGACCTGCAAGTCGTCGCAGAGGAATGGATAGGCCGCAGCGACGCATGGAACGCCGCATTCAAGGCCGGCAAGGTCAAGGCGGTCGGCAAGCCCATCGTCGGCGCGACCGAGGGCTGGTACGTGCCCGAATATGTGGTCAAGGGCGACGTCAGGCGTGGCATCAAGCCGCAGGCGCCGGGCCTCGCGTCGGTGTTCGACCTGCCGCGCTACAAGTCGGTGTTCCGCGACGACGAGGAACCGGCCAAGGGGCGCTTCCTCAACTGCCCGACCGGCTGGACCTGCGAAGGCGTGAACAGCCAGAAGCTGAAGGCGTACAAGCTCACCGACAGCTACGTGAACTTCCGCCCCGGCACCGGCGCCGCGCTCGACGCCGAGATCGCGTCGGCCTACCAGCGCGGCAAGCCGCTCGTGTTCTACTACTGGTCGCCGACGCCGCTGATGGGCAAGTACCGCTTCGCCAAACTGAAGGAACCGGCGTGGAACGACGCCTGCTTCAAGACGCTGGCAGACAAGAACCATCCCCGGCCCTGCCCATCGGCGTCGCCGCCGGCGCTGATCCAGTCCGGCGTGTCGAAAGCCTTCCACGACGCGGACCCGGCGCTCATCGGCGTGCTTTCCAAGTTCAACGTGCCGATAGCCCTGCTCAACCGATCGCTCGCCGACATGGCCGACAACAAGCGCGACGCCAAACAGGCGTCCCGGTTGTTCCTGAAGAGCCACCCCGAGGTCTGGAAACGCTGGGTGCCGGCCGACGTCGCGGCCAGGCTGTCGGCGGCGCTGAAGTAA
- a CDS encoding ProQ/FINO family protein has protein sequence MTQKPETALGAALKTAVQTLSKKKQTEMIADHLYSKYAVFKQFRPLAIGIHEVLIAELSQFDSTLVTRVLTNHCKKPRYLKSLAKGGKRYDLKGRETATLSEEEKIEAQQRYDALAEKPATKPVEQAAPAPAAEAPSAE, from the coding sequence ATGACGCAAAAACCGGAAACCGCCCTGGGCGCCGCCCTGAAGACGGCGGTCCAGACCCTGAGCAAGAAAAAACAGACCGAGATGATCGCCGATCATCTGTACAGCAAGTACGCGGTCTTCAAACAGTTCCGCCCACTAGCCATCGGTATTCACGAAGTCCTGATCGCCGAGCTGTCGCAATTCGACTCGACCTTAGTGACGCGCGTGCTCACCAACCACTGCAAGAAACCGCGCTACCTGAAGTCGCTCGCCAAGGGCGGCAAGCGTTATGACCTCAAGGGCCGCGAGACCGCGACCCTCAGCGAGGAAGAAAAGATCGAAGCCCAGCAGCGCTACGACGCGCTCGCCGAAAAGCCGGCCACCAAGCCGGTCGAACAAGCCGCACCGGCCCCTGCCGCCGAAGCGCCTAGCGCCGAATAA
- a CDS encoding quaternary amine ABC transporter ATP-binding protein has protein sequence MPAIRIKNVVKIFGADPNKALQLLKSGQDKAAILAATGSTVGLDRVSLDIEPGRITVLMGLSGSGKSTLIRHLNRLIDPTEGRIEVDGDNILDYDAARLRDYRRRQVSMVFQGFGLLPHKTVAENVAYGLIVRGEPRDVALKQARDWIDRVGLTGYARHYPDTLSGGMKQRVGLARALAMDAELLLMDEAFSALDPLIRAEMQDQLLALQSALKKTIVFVTHDLDEALRLGERIAILRDGRLVQDGEARQIIEAPADDYVRRFVERRRPA, from the coding sequence ATGCCCGCGATCCGCATCAAAAACGTCGTGAAAATCTTCGGTGCCGACCCGAACAAGGCGCTGCAATTGTTGAAATCGGGCCAGGACAAGGCGGCCATCCTCGCCGCGACCGGCAGCACCGTCGGCCTCGACCGCGTGTCGCTCGACATCGAGCCTGGCCGCATCACCGTACTGATGGGGCTGTCCGGCTCGGGCAAGTCGACGCTGATCCGTCACCTGAACCGCCTGATCGACCCGACCGAAGGCCGCATCGAGGTCGACGGCGACAACATCCTCGATTACGACGCGGCGCGGCTGCGCGACTACCGCCGCCGCCAGGTCAGCATGGTGTTCCAGGGCTTCGGCCTCTTGCCGCACAAGACCGTGGCGGAAAACGTCGCCTACGGCCTGATCGTGCGCGGCGAGCCGCGCGACGTGGCGCTGAAGCAAGCCCGCGACTGGATAGACCGCGTCGGCCTGACGGGCTACGCTCGCCACTACCCGGATACGCTGTCAGGCGGCATGAAACAGCGCGTCGGCCTCGCGCGCGCGCTGGCGATGGACGCCGAGCTGCTGTTGATGGACGAGGCATTCTCGGCGCTCGACCCGCTGATCCGCGCCGAGATGCAGGATCAGTTGCTTGCACTGCAGTCGGCGCTGAAAAAAACCATCGTCTTCGTCACCCACGACCTCGACGAGGCGCTGCGGCTCGGAGAGCGGATCGCCATCCTGCGCGACGGTCGACTGGTGCAGGATGGCGAAGCGCGACAGATCATCGAGGCACCGGCCGACGACTACGTCAGGCGCTTTGTCGAGCGACGCCGCCCGGCCTGA